The Lacrimispora xylanolytica genome has a segment encoding these proteins:
- the plsX gene encoding phosphate acyltransferase PlsX — translation MIKVAVDAMGGDYAPAEMVAGAVAAVNANKGIQVLLVGKEQIVSEELSKHQYQKEQIQIVNASEVIETEESPVNAIRKKKDSSIVVGMNLVKQKEADAFVSAGSSGAILVGGQVIVGRIKGVERPPLAPLIPTEKGVSLLIDCGANVDARSSHLVQFARMGSIYMEHVMGIKNPRVAIVNIGAEEEKGNVLVKETFPLLKECEDINFTGSIEAREIPRGGADVIVCEAFVGNVILKLYEGVGATLIGKVKSGMMGSLRSKIGALLVKPALKETLKSFDASQYGGAPLLGLNGLVVKTHGNSKAVEVKNSILQCVTFKEQGINDKIRESLKSVNEGSKE, via the coding sequence ATGATTAAAGTAGCTGTAGATGCCATGGGTGGAGACTATGCGCCAGCAGAGATGGTAGCAGGTGCTGTGGCGGCTGTGAATGCGAATAAAGGGATCCAGGTTCTCTTAGTAGGGAAAGAGCAGATTGTATCAGAAGAACTTTCAAAGCATCAGTATCAGAAAGAACAGATACAGATTGTAAACGCATCAGAGGTAATCGAGACGGAAGAATCTCCGGTTAATGCTATACGAAAGAAGAAAGATTCTTCTATTGTTGTGGGAATGAATCTGGTAAAACAAAAGGAAGCGGATGCATTTGTATCGGCAGGCAGCTCAGGCGCCATCTTAGTTGGCGGTCAGGTAATTGTCGGCCGGATTAAGGGCGTGGAAAGACCGCCGTTAGCTCCGTTAATTCCTACAGAAAAAGGAGTTTCCCTGCTGATTGACTGCGGAGCCAATGTAGATGCCAGATCGTCACATCTGGTACAGTTCGCAAGAATGGGTTCCATTTACATGGAGCACGTTATGGGGATTAAAAATCCCAGAGTAGCCATAGTCAATATCGGCGCAGAAGAAGAAAAGGGAAACGTGCTTGTGAAAGAAACCTTTCCACTGTTAAAAGAATGTGAAGACATCAATTTTACCGGAAGCATTGAAGCAAGGGAGATTCCCCGCGGCGGAGCAGATGTTATAGTCTGTGAAGCATTTGTAGGAAATGTAATCCTAAAGCTTTATGAAGGAGTGGGCGCAACCTTGATCGGCAAGGTGAAAAGCGGTATGATGGGAAGCTTAAGGAGCAAGATAGGAGCTTTACTAGTAAAGCCCGCTTTGAAGGAAACATTAAAATCATTTGACGCATCCCAATACGGCGGAGCACCGCTTCTGGGACTTAATGGTCTGGTTGTAAAAACCCACGGAAATTCAAAAGCGGTAGAAGTAAAAAACTCCATACTTCAGTGTGTAACCTTCAAAGAACAGGGAATTAATGATAAGATAAGAGAAAGTCTTAAATCAGTGAATGAAGGAAGTAAAGAATAG
- a CDS encoding MATE family efflux transporter, translating to METDMTKGSPLPIILKFTLPLFLGNIFQQLYNMVDTIIVGRFVGPGALAAVGSTGTIMFLVIGFSQGMSTGFTVLTSQRFGAGDREGTKHSVANGTILSVFVIVFMTLISLLVMRPLLRLMNTPADIFNDALTYISIICIGIVANVFYNLFSSFLRAVGNSRVPLYFLAFSSLLNLLLNLLFVIVFQWGVAGSAWATNISQAISTILCLIYIFKKVPVLAPFAHHWKLSFSDTRHQLSVGIPMALQFGITASGTMIMQSAINLFGSTAVASFTAASKFQNIAMQGMMAMGQTMATYTGQNYGKGDIKRIRRGVRLALSTEFVYAIVCSAAVCLALPYALSLFFSGDVDISEMLPWAKTYIYLCALFYIPLSTIFIFRNTMQGCGYGFLPMMGGVVELIARLIMAVFAIRLLSFPLSCAGDPAAWVSAAVFTGIAYIFVMKKVEKNLTS from the coding sequence ATGGAAACAGATATGACAAAAGGCAGTCCCCTACCAATTATCTTAAAATTCACACTGCCACTTTTTCTAGGTAATATTTTTCAGCAGCTTTATAATATGGTGGATACCATTATTGTGGGCCGTTTTGTAGGGCCAGGTGCACTTGCAGCAGTTGGTTCCACAGGAACTATCATGTTTTTAGTGATAGGTTTTTCTCAGGGAATGAGCACTGGTTTTACGGTTCTTACCAGCCAGAGGTTTGGAGCCGGCGACCGGGAGGGAACCAAGCATTCCGTGGCAAACGGTACAATATTATCTGTTTTTGTAATCGTGTTTATGACCTTGATCAGCCTTTTAGTTATGAGGCCGCTTTTAAGACTTATGAACACTCCGGCTGATATTTTTAATGATGCATTGACATATATATCAATCATTTGCATAGGTATTGTTGCAAACGTATTTTATAATCTGTTTTCCTCTTTTTTACGGGCGGTGGGAAACAGCAGAGTTCCTCTTTACTTCCTGGCATTTTCCTCGCTGTTAAATCTTTTGTTAAATCTGCTTTTTGTAATTGTTTTTCAGTGGGGTGTTGCAGGTTCGGCCTGGGCGACCAATATATCACAGGCAATTTCCACCATTCTATGCCTTATTTACATTTTTAAGAAAGTACCAGTGCTTGCACCTTTTGCGCATCACTGGAAGCTAAGTTTTAGCGATACAAGGCATCAGCTGTCTGTAGGTATCCCAATGGCACTCCAATTTGGAATAACAGCTTCCGGTACCATGATCATGCAGTCTGCAATCAATTTGTTTGGTTCAACGGCAGTTGCCTCTTTTACGGCTGCCAGCAAGTTTCAAAACATTGCTATGCAGGGAATGATGGCAATGGGCCAGACCATGGCAACTTATACCGGTCAGAATTACGGAAAGGGGGATATTAAGAGAATCCGGAGAGGAGTCCGCCTGGCACTTTCCACAGAATTTGTCTATGCCATCGTATGCTCCGCCGCGGTATGCCTCGCGCTTCCATACGCCCTTTCTCTGTTCTTTTCCGGTGATGTGGATATATCAGAAATGCTTCCCTGGGCAAAGACTTATATTTATTTATGCGCTTTATTTTACATTCCCTTAAGTACAATTTTCATATTCAGAAATACCATGCAGGGCTGTGGGTATGGATTTCTGCCCATGATGGGCGGCGTGGTAGAGCTTATAGCGCGCCTTATCATGGCTGTATTTGCAATCCGTCTCTTAAGCTTTCCCTTATCCTGTGCAGGTGATCCGGCGGCCTGGGTCAGCGCAGCAGTATTTACCGGCATTGCTTATATTTTTGTTATGAAAAAGGTAGAAAAGAATTTGACATCCTAA
- the acpP gene encoding acyl carrier protein gives MEFEKLQNIIAEVLNIEPDEVNLNSTFVDDLGADSLDVFQIIMGIEEEFDIEIPTEVAENIVSVSDAVDQIKNALN, from the coding sequence ATGGAATTTGAGAAGTTACAGAATATTATTGCAGAGGTATTAAATATTGAGCCGGATGAGGTTAACTTGAACTCCACATTTGTGGATGATCTTGGAGCTGACTCCCTTGATGTGTTCCAGATCATTATGGGCATTGAAGAGGAATTTGATATTGAGATTCCAACTGAAGTGGCAGAAAACATTGTTAGTGTCAGCGATGCAGTAGATCAGATCAAGAATGCTTTAAATTAA
- the rnc gene encoding ribonuclease III codes for MSRNLKELEERIGYRFSDKHLMTQAMTHSSYANEHRLNKLECNERLEFLGDSVLELFSSDCLYHKYPDKPEGDLTKVRASIVCEPTLAYCAEELKLGQYLLLGKGEEATGGRGRASIVSDAMEALIGAIYLDGGFANAKEFILRFIMNDLEHKQLFYDSKTILQEIVQSQTEEPLTYKLLREEGPDHNKLFEAQVLIGNQAIGQGSGRTKKAAEQVAAYHGILALKKEKAR; via the coding sequence ATGAGTAGAAATTTAAAAGAACTGGAGGAACGGATCGGCTACCGTTTTTCGGATAAGCATCTGATGACGCAGGCAATGACTCACAGTTCCTATGCCAACGAGCATCGCTTAAACAAGCTGGAATGCAACGAACGGCTGGAGTTTTTGGGAGATTCTGTGCTAGAATTATTTTCAAGCGACTGCCTTTACCACAAATACCCGGACAAGCCGGAGGGTGATTTAACAAAGGTACGGGCCAGTATAGTCTGTGAGCCTACACTGGCATATTGCGCGGAAGAATTAAAGCTTGGGCAATATCTTCTCTTAGGTAAGGGAGAAGAAGCGACCGGAGGAAGAGGACGGGCTTCCATCGTGTCTGATGCCATGGAAGCATTGATTGGGGCTATTTATCTGGACGGTGGTTTTGCTAATGCAAAAGAGTTCATTTTGCGTTTTATTATGAATGACCTGGAACACAAACAGCTCTTTTATGATAGCAAGACTATCTTGCAGGAGATTGTACAGAGCCAGACAGAGGAACCGCTGACCTACAAGCTTTTACGGGAAGAAGGACCAGATCATAACAAATTATTTGAAGCCCAGGTTCTTATAGGAAATCAGGCCATCGGACAGGGAAGCGGCAGAACCAAAAAGGCAGCCGAGCAGGTAGCTGCCTACCATGGTATTCTTGCACTGAAAAAAGAGAAAGCGCGTTAA